CCGCCCTGGCCGGCGGCCTGGTCTACACGGCCCTGACCGCCCGGCGCTCCCCCGCCGCGGCCGAGACCGCGCAGCCGGCCGCACCGGCCGACAGGGTCGCGGTCGCCGCCGACTGACGGCGCACGCCCGGACCGGTGCACGACGCGGGCCCCGGGGGACGTCCCCCGGGGCCCGCGCGGCCGTCGCCGCCGCTGCGCGCTAACGGCACTTCTGTGCGGTCGTCGCCTCGTTGGCCGCGGTGTCCAGCGCCTGGACCTGCGGCTGGAGCTGGGTGACCGCGTCCTTGCCCGTGGTGTCGCCCGGCAGGTCCTCGTAGGCCTTCTTGAGGTTCTCCGCGGCCGTCGTGACGGCGTCCTTCTCGGCCGACTTCAGTGCCGAGCTGCTCTCCTTGACCTTCTTCCAGTCGGCCTGGACGGCGTCGAACGCCGACTTCAACTGGTCCTTGGTGGCCGTGGCCGGATTCAACGCCTTGAGCGCCGCGTTGTCCGACTTCAACTGGACCAGGCTGGTGCACAGCGCGGCGCTGGCCGACGAGGCTGCCTCCTGCGGCGTCGCGTTGTCGTCGCTGGAGCATGCCGAGGCGCCGAGTACCACGGCCGTGCACAGCAGGCCGGAGGCAACGAACCGCTTCATGGGGATCCGCCTTCCCGCCGGCCGGGGCGGCCGACGCACGAGAGATTCACGCCGCTGGGGGCGTACCGTGCCGCCCGGAGCCGGTGTCCGGCGCCGCATGGGCAGGCGCGATCAACGTCGCACGCCGGTACGTCCACCGCACCTCCGAACAGACCGGACCCATGCGCCCCACGGAGCGGCGGGCGGGGCCGCAACACCCGCGGGCACTGGCGCAGACGGCCTCCCGCGCCCCCGGCAGGCGACGATGGGCAACCGTGCCGGCGTACCCCCGGACGGGTGGCACGGAGGGGCGCGGCGGCCTGCCCGCACCACCCGGCGGACCGGGCCCCGGACGCACGAAGAGGCCCCGGCCTCCCGGCCGGGACCTCGTCGTGGAGTGCGCTGCGGTGCTAGCCCAGCGGGTGCATCCAGCCGTGGGTGTCGGCGGTGTGGCCGGTCTGGAGGTCCAGCAGCGCCTTGCGGAGCTTCATGGTGACCTCGCCGGGCTGCCCGTCGCCCTGGGTCCAGTTGGCGCGCTCGGACTTGACCGAGCCGACCGGGGTGATGACGGCGGCGGTGCCGCAGGCGAACACCTCGGTCAGGGTGCCGTTCTCGTTGTCGCGCTTCCAGTCCTCGGTGGAGATACGTCCCTCCTCGGCGGTGTAGCCGAGGTCGCGGGCGATGGTGAGGAGGGAGTCGCGGGTGATGCCCGGCAGGAGCGAGCCGGTCAGCTCCGGGGTGACGATGCGCTGCGTGCCATCTTCTTGCCCGTACACGAAGTACAGGTTCATGCCGCCCATCTCCTCGATCCAGCGGTGCTCGACCGCGTCGAGCCAGACCACCTGGTCGCAGCCGTGCTCGGCGGCCTGGGCCTGGGCGACGAGGGAAGCCGCGTAGTTGCCGCCGGTCTTGGCCGCGCCCGTACCGCCCTTGACGGCGCGGACGTACTCCTCGGAGAGCCACACGGAGACGGGCTGGACGCCGCCGGGGAAGTACGCGCCGGCGGGCGAGGCGATGACCATGAAGAGGAACTCGTTGGCCGGGCGGACGCCCAGGCCGACCTCGGAGGCGAACATGAACGGCCGCAGGTACAGCGAGGCCTCACCGGAGGAGGGCACCCAGGCGGCGTCCTGCTTGATGAGCGCGTCGCAGGCCTCGATGAAGAGCTCGGCCGGCAGCTCCGGCATCGCCATGCGGCGGGCGGAGGCCTGGAAGCGCTCGGCGTTGGCCTGCGGGCGGAACGTGGCGACGGTGCCGTCGGGCTGGCGGTAGGCCTTGAGGCCCTCGAAGATCGTCTGCGCGTAGTGCAGGGTCATGTTCGCCGGGTCCATCGACAGCGGCGCGTACGGGACCAGTTCGGCGTCGTGCCAGCCGCGGCCCTCGGTCCACTTGATCGTCACCATGTGGTCGGTGAAGTGGCGGCCGAAGCCGGGGCTGGCCAGGATCGCCTCGCGCTCCGCATCGGACAGCGGGTTCGAGGAGGGCTTGAGCTCGATCGTGGGCGTCGTCATGAGTGCTTGTCCTTCACCGGTTGTGTATGGCGGACCGCGCTCACGGCGTACTAGGACGTCCGAGCTTCCTCGCATTCCGCGGTCTCGCGTTCGATTATCGCGCGCGAGGTGCCTTCGGAGAAGCGGGGTGAATGCGGCCCAGGGGAGATGGTGGCACCCGGGGCCGCACAGGAAAAGCCGCCGGGTGCGTCGTGCGCGCGACCCGGCGGCTTCCTGAGGTGGAGCTGCCGGGTCAGCCGGCTACTCGGGCGGCGAGCGCGTCGCCGATCTGGTCGGTGGTGCGGAAGGTTCCGTCGCGCTCGGCGAGGTCGGCGGTGACGGCGTCTTCGATGCGGGCGGCCTGGGTCTCGTGGCCGAGGTGGCGCAGCAGGAGGGCGACGGAGAGGATCGTGGCGGTCGGGTCGGCCTTGCCGGTGCCGGCGATGTCCGGGGCCGAGCCGTGGACGGGCTCGAACATGGAGGGGTAGGTGCCGGTCGGGTTGATGTTCCCGGAGGCGGCGAGGCCGATTCCGCCGGTCACGGCGGCGGCCAGGTCGGTGAGGATGTCGCCGAAGAGGTTGTCCGTGACGATGACGTCGAAGCGCTCGGGCTGGGTGACGAAGAAGATCGTCGCGGCGTCGACGTGCAGGTAGTCGGTGGTGACCTCGGGGTATTCCTGGCCGACCTTGTCGAAGATGTTCTTCCACATGTGGCCCGCGTACACGAGGACGTTGTTCTTGTGGACCAGCGTCAGCTTCTTGCGGGGGCGGGCGTTCGCCCGCTCGTACGCGTCGCGTACGACGCGCTCGACGCCGTAGGCGGTGTTGATGCTGACCTCGGTGGCCACCTCGGCGGGGGTGCCGGTGCGCAGGCTGCCGCCGTTGCCGGTGTACGGGCCCTCGGTGCCCTCGCGGACCACGACGAAGTCGATCTCCGGACGGCCGGCGAGCGGGGTGGCCGTGTTCGGGAAGAGCTTCGAGGGGCGCAGGTTGATGAAGTGGTCGAACGCGAAGCGGAGCTTGAGCAGCAGGCCGCGCTCCAGGACGCCCGAGGGGACCGACGGGTCGCCGATGGCGCCGAGCAGGATCGCGTCGTGGTGCTTGAGCGCCTCGAGCTCGTCGTCCGGGAGGGTCTCACCGGTGCGGTGCCAGCGCGTGGCGCCGAGGTCGTACTGCTTGGTCTCCAGCTTCACATCCTGGGGCAGGACCGCGGTAAGGACCTTGAGGCCCTGAGCCACGACTTCCTGGCCGATGCCATCACCGGGGATCACTGCGAGACTGATGCTGGTCGACATGTCGGAACCGTACTCCCTGTCCCAGTCCTCAGACATCTTGCGTCCACCATGTGGACGCAAGATGTCTGACGTGCCGGGCCTGGTCAGTGGCCGGTCGAACCGCCGTTGTCACGGCGGTCGAGGGCGCGCTGGAGCGCTGCGGCGGCGTTCTTGCGGTCGGCGTCGGCCGTGGAGGAGTGGCGGACGCGGCGGGCTGCGGTGGATGCGGTCATGGTGATCGACTCCTTGAGATCACGGCGTGGCGGGGCCACGGATGAGGGGTTCCTTCAAGGCGCCGGAAGAGGCGGGGAGCTGTGCGCCGCAGGGGTTGCCTGCCAGGGGCGCGCGCTCTCGACCGCCATTCGCCGGATCGGCGAGACGTTCGGCTTCTACAAAGCTAGGGCAGGTCCCGCTGTATGTCTCCGCAATTACTCGGACTTCCTACTATCTGAGACGGGCAACTGCCCGGAAGGCTCCCTTCCGGGCATCCGATTCAGCGCGTCTCGGAGCGAAGTTCCCTGATCAGAGCCCTTACGCCGAGGGTGGCGGCGGATTCCGGCGTGGTGACGTATCCCACGCGTCTCACCGGCCCCGAAGGGCCCAGTCCGGTGATGTCCACGGCGTCCGTGGCCTCGCGGAGCGAGAGCTCGGGCAGGATCGCCATGCCGAGCCCCCGCCCGACCATGGTCAGCACCATCCCGTCGTCCTCCGCCTTGACGGTGGCCCGCGGGATCCAGTCCTGGGCCTGCCACCAGTCGCGGGTGTACGAGCCGCAGTTCTCGTCCCAGTCCAGCAGCGGCAGCGCCTTCGGGTCGGGGTGTCCGGCCGGGTGGACCAGGGCGTACGCCTCCTCCCGGAGCACCCCCGTCAGCAGGCCCGCGGCGCCGCCCTCCGGTACGGGCCCGGCCGCGTTCAGCGTGGCGATGCCGAGGTCGGCGCGGCCGGCGGCCACCTCCCCGGCGGTGCCGGCACCGAGCTCGCGCACCACCCGGACCTCGGGGCGGATGCCGGGGTGGCGGTCCGTGAGCCGCTCCAGGGCCGGGGGCAGCAGGTGCAGGGCCGCGCTGCGGAACGCCGCGATGCGCAGCACCCCCTCCACCACGTCCTGATCCGCGGCGGTCCGGCCGGCGCCGCGCGCCTCCGCGCCGAGGACCTCGTACAGCCGCAGGATCCGGCGGGCGAGGCCGACGGCCCGCTCCCCCGCCGCGGTGGGCGAGGCGCCGGTGCGCCCGCGTTCGAAGAGCACCGCACCGACCTTGGCCTCGCTGCCGCGCACGGAGTGCGACACGGCCGACTGGGTCAGGCCGAGCCGGGCCGCCGCGGCGGAGAAGCCGCCGGTCTCGGCGACGGCGACCAGGATCCGGAGTTCGTGCGGAGCGAGCTCGGACACGGCGGCTCTCACCTCGTTCTATGAGCGGTGTTCATGGATGTGCGGCTTCCATGAACGCAACCCCCTGCCCGGGCCCGTGATTCCTTCCTAACGTCCTCGCCATGACCACGAACCACACCGCTCACGCCGTCCACCAGATCGCCCGCCCCACCGGCTTCCCCTCCCCGACCGACTTCGCGTACGTCGAGACCCCAATCCCCGTCCCCGCCCCGGGCACCGCCCTGGTGCAGAACCTCCTGCTCTCGGTGGACCCGTACCACCGCGGGATGATGGACGGCGGCGAGGGCGGCTTCGAGCTGAACACCCCGCTGGAGGGCCGCTCGGTGGGCCGGGTGCTCGCCTCCCGCGACCCGGGGCTGCGCGAGGGCGACCTGGTCTTCCACCGCGAGGGCTGGCGTACCCACGCCCTCGTCACCCTCGGCGCGAACGGCACCCGCAAGCTCCGCGGCCACGAAGGCGTCCCGCTGGAGGCGTACCTGAGCATCCTCGGCGGCACCGGCCTGACCGCGTACGCCGCACTCACCCGGACCGCGGCCCTGCGCGAGGGCGAGGACCTCTTCGTCTCCGCGGCCGCGGGCGGGGTCGGCACCGCGACCGGCCACATCGCGCGGCTGCTGGGCGCCCGCCGGATCATCGGCAGCGCGGGCTCGGCGGCGAAGGTCCGCCACCTCACCGACGCGCTCGGCTTCGACGCGGCCTTCGACTACCACGACGGGCCGGTCGGCGAGCAGCTCGCGAAGGCCGCGCCCGAGGGCATCGACGTGTACGTGGACAACGTGGGCGGGGACCACCTGGCGGGCGCGATCGACGTGCTGCGCGAGTACGGCCGGATCGCCTGGGTCGGCGGGATCTCGATGTACAACGGGGACCGCTCGCCGGCCGCGCCCCGCAACCTCTTCGAGGTCGTCCACAAGTCGCTGCGCCTGGAAGGCGTATTGGTTCGAAACCACACCAATCTGCAGGACGAGCTGGAGGACTTCCTGGTCCCGCACCTGCAGAGCGGCCGCATCGGCACGGACACCACCGTTGTCCAGGGAATCGATCACACGGTGGACGCCTTCCTGGGTGTGCTCCGCGGGGACAATCTGGGCAAGATGCTCGTCCGTCTCGAGGGCTGAATCCAGCCAACCGGATGTTCACCGACTTCTTACCGCACGGATGTAGACCTTTGGCCCGGCGCCCGTCACTCTTTCCGTCAATGTGCCAGCGGGGCACTTGAGTTGGAGGCGAGTAGCCAGTGACACCGATCAGCCGCAGAGGGTTCGTGGGAATCGGCGCCGGGCTGATGGCCGGTGCCGCCCTGCCGGCGCTCGCGCCGACGTCGGCGGCCGCGGCCGCCGCGAGCGGCACGATCACCGACGTGAAGCACGTGGTGATCCTGATGCAGGAGAACCGCAGCTTCGACCACTACTTCGGCCGGCTGAAGGGTGTCCGCGGCTTCGGTGACCGCGCCGCCGGGAACATCCCGGGCGGCTGGGGCATGTTCAACCAGTCCAACTGGGGCGGCCGCCAGTACCCGTGGAAGCTCAGCGCCACCCCGCCGGCGGGCGGTGTGGACGGCGAGACCCTGGCCCAGTGCAACGGCGACCTCCCGCACAGCTGGACCTCGCAGCACGCCGCCTGGAACAAGGGCCGGATGGACAACTGGGTCCTCGGCGTCGGCAACACCCGCACCCTGGGCTACCTCGACCGCGGGGACATACCGTTCCACTACGGGCTCGC
The Streptomyces sp. NBC_01296 DNA segment above includes these coding regions:
- a CDS encoding branched-chain amino acid aminotransferase — its product is MTTPTIELKPSSNPLSDAEREAILASPGFGRHFTDHMVTIKWTEGRGWHDAELVPYAPLSMDPANMTLHYAQTIFEGLKAYRQPDGTVATFRPQANAERFQASARRMAMPELPAELFIEACDALIKQDAAWVPSSGEASLYLRPFMFASEVGLGVRPANEFLFMVIASPAGAYFPGGVQPVSVWLSEEYVRAVKGGTGAAKTGGNYAASLVAQAQAAEHGCDQVVWLDAVEHRWIEEMGGMNLYFVYGQEDGTQRIVTPELTGSLLPGITRDSLLTIARDLGYTAEEGRISTEDWKRDNENGTLTEVFACGTAAVITPVGSVKSERANWTQGDGQPGEVTMKLRKALLDLQTGHTADTHGWMHPLG
- a CDS encoding 3-isopropylmalate dehydrogenase — protein: MSTSISLAVIPGDGIGQEVVAQGLKVLTAVLPQDVKLETKQYDLGATRWHRTGETLPDDELEALKHHDAILLGAIGDPSVPSGVLERGLLLKLRFAFDHFINLRPSKLFPNTATPLAGRPEIDFVVVREGTEGPYTGNGGSLRTGTPAEVATEVSINTAYGVERVVRDAYERANARPRKKLTLVHKNNVLVYAGHMWKNIFDKVGQEYPEVTTDYLHVDAATIFFVTQPERFDVIVTDNLFGDILTDLAAAVTGGIGLAASGNINPTGTYPSMFEPVHGSAPDIAGTGKADPTATILSVALLLRHLGHETQAARIEDAVTADLAERDGTFRTTDQIGDALAARVAG
- a CDS encoding LysR family transcriptional regulator — its product is MSELAPHELRILVAVAETGGFSAAAARLGLTQSAVSHSVRGSEAKVGAVLFERGRTGASPTAAGERAVGLARRILRLYEVLGAEARGAGRTAADQDVVEGVLRIAAFRSAALHLLPPALERLTDRHPGIRPEVRVVRELGAGTAGEVAAGRADLGIATLNAAGPVPEGGAAGLLTGVLREEAYALVHPAGHPDPKALPLLDWDENCGSYTRDWWQAQDWIPRATVKAEDDGMVLTMVGRGLGMAILPELSLREATDAVDITGLGPSGPVRRVGYVTTPESAATLGVRALIRELRSETR
- a CDS encoding NADP-dependent oxidoreductase, with protein sequence MTTNHTAHAVHQIARPTGFPSPTDFAYVETPIPVPAPGTALVQNLLLSVDPYHRGMMDGGEGGFELNTPLEGRSVGRVLASRDPGLREGDLVFHREGWRTHALVTLGANGTRKLRGHEGVPLEAYLSILGGTGLTAYAALTRTAALREGEDLFVSAAAGGVGTATGHIARLLGARRIIGSAGSAAKVRHLTDALGFDAAFDYHDGPVGEQLAKAAPEGIDVYVDNVGGDHLAGAIDVLREYGRIAWVGGISMYNGDRSPAAPRNLFEVVHKSLRLEGVLVRNHTNLQDELEDFLVPHLQSGRIGTDTTVVQGIDHTVDAFLGVLRGDNLGKMLVRLEG